The following are encoded together in the Janthinobacterium sp. Marseille genome:
- a CDS encoding ankyrin repeat domain-containing protein yields the protein MSNSESAVQFLLAAENGDIPTLKALLESGMDINVTNRQGRTAIVVASLKKQYASVEYLIAAGADINKQDETCFNPFLLSCLNNDLTLLRIVLKGHPDLTRLTRFGGVGITPASEKGHVEIVRELVTRTDINVNHTNFVGWTPLLEAIVLNDGGAKQQEIVKLLLDHGANPNMTDMWGKTPLFLAQEKGYAEIARLLIAAGA from the coding sequence ATGTCGAATAGCGAATCTGCCGTTCAATTTTTGCTGGCTGCCGAAAATGGCGATATCCCAACGTTGAAAGCGTTGCTGGAAAGCGGCATGGATATCAATGTCACGAATCGCCAGGGGCGTACCGCTATCGTGGTGGCAAGCCTGAAGAAGCAATATGCCAGCGTTGAATATCTGATTGCCGCGGGTGCAGATATCAACAAGCAGGATGAAACCTGCTTCAACCCATTCCTCCTTAGCTGCCTGAACAACGATTTGACGCTGCTGCGTATCGTCCTGAAAGGTCATCCTGATTTGACGCGCCTCACGCGTTTCGGAGGTGTCGGGATTACACCGGCCAGTGAAAAAGGGCATGTCGAAATCGTGCGTGAGCTGGTGACGCGTACCGATATCAACGTCAACCATACGAACTTCGTCGGCTGGACTCCTCTGCTGGAGGCGATTGTGCTCAATGACGGTGGCGCCAAACAGCAAGAGATCGTGAAGTTGCTGCTGGACCATGGTGCGAATCCGAATATGACCGATATGTGGGGCAAGACGCCCTTGTTCCTGGCGCAGGAAAAAGGGTATGCCGAAATTGCCAGGTTGCTGATCGCTGCCGGCGCATAA
- a CDS encoding DUF2877 domain-containing protein — MRALRVRALSADADFMSRLKQGDFQLRMHSRFSRVVNLRCSQSGLLYSVVSSALDDAPNTLRIGLSEFDTLPLGEDAELLLDDGMLRLGRVLEIELDACGEWSPPPVVFRAFPPEYFLNISSRIQDEKFANNSISFFDYDGNDVFYQAMSQHLVRGSTRLIEGMRTAHEPQIRKGLSELLGLGIGLTPSGDDYIVGLCAVLALPQHPAHGYMRLIAEVIREGKSRTNTISYMALIKAVEGKTRASIGALLATIFNGELSLLKERIKPVLNIGSSSGADILSGISAGLLLSNHLGSPHAA; from the coding sequence ATGCGAGCGCTCAGGGTGCGCGCCTTATCTGCAGATGCGGATTTCATGTCGCGACTGAAGCAAGGTGATTTCCAATTGCGGATGCACAGTCGCTTCAGCCGGGTCGTCAATCTGCGTTGCAGCCAGAGTGGGCTCTTGTATTCAGTGGTCTCTTCGGCCCTGGATGATGCACCGAATACTTTGCGCATAGGCTTGAGTGAATTCGACACCTTGCCGCTAGGCGAAGACGCCGAGTTGTTGCTGGATGACGGGATGTTGCGGCTGGGGAGGGTGCTGGAGATAGAGCTGGATGCGTGTGGCGAATGGTCGCCGCCGCCAGTGGTGTTTCGCGCCTTTCCACCTGAATATTTTTTAAATATTAGCTCAAGGATTCAGGACGAAAAATTTGCAAACAATAGCATATCGTTTTTTGATTACGACGGCAATGACGTTTTCTACCAGGCAATGAGTCAACACCTGGTGCGCGGCAGTACACGCCTGATTGAAGGCATGCGAACGGCGCATGAGCCGCAGATACGCAAGGGGCTGAGCGAATTGCTGGGTTTGGGAATAGGGCTGACGCCATCCGGGGATGATTACATCGTTGGTTTGTGTGCGGTGCTGGCCTTGCCGCAGCATCCGGCGCACGGCTATATGCGATTGATAGCCGAAGTCATCAGGGAAGGTAAGTCACGCACCAACACGATTAGCTATATGGCTTTAATTAAAGCCGTCGAGGGCAAGACGCGGGCCAGTATCGGCGCCTTGCTGGCAACAATATTTAACGGGGAATTGTCTTTGTTAAAGGAGCGTATCAAGCCGGTTTTAAACATAGGTTCCAGCTCGGGAGCGGATATTCTCAGCGGGATCTCGGCCGGCTTGTTACTGAGTAATCACTTGGGGAGTCCACATGCCGCTTAA
- the fdrA gene encoding acyl-CoA synthetase FdrA, protein MPLKILIKKNTYFDSVSLMSISTKANQLPDVEQAFVAMATEMNKGVLRNLNLLTPELEDAKNGDLMILIKGASDELNEQSLLAIEELFKKKPGAKGEHQAKYATLASARENVPGSNLAVVSVNGAYAVREARAALEQGLNVMLFSDNVSVEDELALKQLAHSKGLLMMGPDCGTAIINNKALCFGNHVRQGNIGIIGASGTGSQELSVRIHDFGGGVSQLIGTGGRDLHEKIGGIMMLDAMRMLDADDQTKVIVLISKPPAASVEKKVLAEISRCSKPVVVCFIGGKEADVVKAGGVFAKSTKEAALKAVLLTGVKEEDLDLHPLNWPLIEEVRAKLKPEQKYIRGLFCGGTLCDEAMYAALEKYPKVYSNIQLNPEYRLKDVSKSKEHTFLDFGDDDFTNGKPHPMIDPSNRIERLLQEARDPEVGVITMDFILGYGSHADPVGVMLDAINEAKSIAAKEQRHLEILAYVLGTDLDRPNLQDQIERLSAAGVTIASSSANTGLLSREFVCKGEAQ, encoded by the coding sequence ATGCCGCTTAAGATTTTAATCAAGAAAAACACTTACTTCGACTCGGTCTCATTGATGTCGATATCCACCAAGGCGAATCAATTGCCGGACGTGGAGCAGGCTTTTGTCGCGATGGCGACAGAGATGAATAAAGGTGTATTGCGTAACCTGAACTTGCTGACGCCTGAACTCGAAGACGCAAAAAATGGCGACCTGATGATTTTGATCAAAGGGGCCAGCGATGAATTGAATGAACAATCGCTGTTGGCGATAGAAGAATTGTTCAAGAAGAAGCCGGGTGCGAAAGGCGAACATCAAGCCAAGTATGCAACGCTGGCTTCGGCCAGGGAAAATGTCCCGGGCAGCAACCTCGCCGTTGTCTCCGTGAACGGTGCATATGCGGTACGCGAAGCACGCGCTGCACTGGAGCAAGGACTGAACGTCATGTTGTTCAGCGATAACGTCAGCGTCGAAGACGAACTCGCATTGAAGCAATTGGCACACAGCAAAGGTTTGCTGATGATGGGGCCGGATTGCGGCACCGCGATTATCAATAACAAGGCACTGTGTTTCGGTAACCATGTGCGCCAGGGCAATATCGGCATCATAGGCGCGTCGGGTACCGGCAGCCAGGAACTGAGCGTACGCATCCACGATTTCGGCGGCGGCGTTTCGCAACTGATAGGCACCGGTGGGCGCGACCTGCATGAAAAAATCGGCGGCATCATGATGCTGGATGCGATGCGCATGCTGGACGCCGACGATCAGACCAAGGTCATCGTCCTCATCTCCAAACCACCGGCAGCATCAGTGGAAAAAAAGGTGCTGGCCGAAATCAGCCGTTGCAGCAAACCGGTCGTGGTTTGTTTCATCGGTGGCAAGGAAGCGGATGTGGTGAAGGCCGGCGGTGTATTCGCCAAGTCAACCAAAGAAGCGGCGTTGAAAGCGGTTTTGCTGACAGGTGTGAAGGAAGAGGATCTCGACCTGCATCCGTTGAACTGGCCGCTGATTGAAGAAGTCCGCGCCAAGCTGAAACCGGAACAAAAGTATATACGCGGATTATTTTGCGGCGGCACCCTGTGCGATGAAGCCATGTATGCCGCGCTGGAAAAGTATCCGAAGGTCTATAGCAACATCCAGCTCAATCCGGAATATCGCCTGAAGGATGTCAGCAAGAGCAAGGAACACACCTTCCTCGACTTTGGCGACGACGACTTCACCAATGGCAAGCCGCATCCAATGATCGACCCATCCAATCGTATCGAGCGCTTGTTGCAGGAAGCGCGCGATCCGGAAGTCGGCGTGATCACGATGGATTTCATCCTCGGTTATGGCTCCCATGCCGATCCGGTCGGCGTCATGCTGGATGCTATCAACGAAGCGAAATCCATCGCCGCGAAAGAGCAGCGTCATCTGGAAATCCTGGCTTATGTACTGGGTACAGACCTTGATCGGCCAAATCTGCAGGACCAGATTGAGCGGCTGAGTGCGGCCGGCGTCACGATCGCCAGCAGCAGTGCCAATACCGGCTTGTTATCAAGGGAATTTGTTTGCAAAGGAGAGGCACAATGA
- a CDS encoding DUF1116 domain-containing protein, producing MMASPQLFQEKLNVINIGIEMFRDDLQEQQVPVTHLNWMPPGRGNVDVIRALDQVEKSALGEKIAKANAQAVERIIQSQPVLIGFDQAINVVPGMTRTTILHSGPPITWDRMCGAMKGAVTGALVFEGLATDLADAERVAASGAITFSPCHEHDCVGSMAGVTSASMYMHIVENKTYGNRAYTNLSEQMAKILRMGANDESVIIRLNWMRDTLGPILRDAMKLAKEIDLRLMLAQALHMGDECHNRNNAGTVLLIQALTPYIIQTDFTTQQKKEVFEFVASSDYFSGPTWMAMCKAAMDSAHGIEYSTIVTTMARNGVDFGIRISGIPGNVWFTGPSQQVIGPMFAGYKPKDSGLDIGDSAITETYGIGGFAMATAPAIVALVGGTVDEAIDFSRQMAEITTAQNPNVTIPLLEFQGIATGIDLVKVAQSGILPVINTAIAHKDAGIGMIGAGIVYPPFECFEQAIVAYAQRYRHG from the coding sequence ATGATGGCCAGCCCACAATTGTTTCAGGAAAAACTGAACGTCATCAATATTGGTATCGAGATGTTCCGCGATGACCTGCAGGAACAGCAAGTGCCGGTCACCCACCTGAACTGGATGCCACCCGGTCGCGGCAATGTAGATGTCATACGTGCACTGGATCAGGTGGAGAAGTCAGCGCTTGGTGAAAAGATCGCCAAGGCCAATGCGCAGGCGGTCGAACGCATCATCCAGTCACAACCGGTGCTGATCGGTTTTGACCAGGCGATCAATGTGGTACCCGGCATGACCAGGACCACCATCCTGCATTCCGGTCCGCCGATTACCTGGGATCGCATGTGTGGTGCGATGAAGGGGGCGGTTACCGGCGCACTGGTATTCGAAGGTTTGGCAACAGACCTGGCGGATGCCGAGCGTGTCGCGGCTTCCGGCGCGATTACTTTCTCACCGTGCCATGAACATGATTGCGTGGGGTCGATGGCAGGCGTGACCTCGGCTTCGATGTATATGCATATCGTGGAAAACAAGACCTACGGTAATCGTGCCTATACCAACCTCAGTGAGCAGATGGCAAAGATCCTGCGCATGGGTGCCAACGATGAAAGCGTGATCATCCGCCTGAACTGGATGCGTGACACGCTGGGACCTATCCTGCGCGATGCGATGAAACTGGCAAAGGAAATTGATCTGCGCCTGATGCTGGCACAAGCGCTGCACATGGGTGACGAATGCCACAACCGTAATAACGCCGGTACCGTCTTGCTGATCCAGGCCTTGACGCCTTACATCATCCAGACCGATTTCACGACACAACAGAAGAAGGAAGTATTTGAATTCGTTGCCAGCAGCGATTACTTCTCCGGTCCGACCTGGATGGCGATGTGCAAGGCAGCAATGGATTCAGCACATGGCATCGAGTACAGCACTATCGTGACCACCATGGCACGTAACGGTGTGGACTTCGGCATCCGTATCAGCGGCATCCCGGGCAATGTCTGGTTCACCGGACCATCGCAGCAAGTGATAGGCCCTATGTTTGCCGGGTACAAACCGAAGGATTCCGGCCTCGATATCGGCGACAGCGCGATTACCGAAACCTATGGCATAGGTGGCTTTGCGATGGCGACGGCACCGGCCATCGTGGCGCTGGTCGGCGGCACGGTAGATGAGGCGATTGATTTCTCGCGTCAGATGGCAGAAATCACCACCGCACAAAATCCCAACGTCACTATTCCCTTGCTGGAATTCCAGGGCATTGCGACCGGTATCGACCTGGTCAAGGTGGCACAAAGCGGGATCCTGCCGGTCATCAATACGGCGATCGCGCATAAGGATGCGGGCATAGGCATGATCGGCGCCGGCATCGTTTATCCGCCATTCGAATGCTTCGAACAAGCAATCGTTGCTTACGCACAGCGCTATCGCCACGGCTGA
- a CDS encoding carbamate kinase family protein — MNELVVIAIGGNSIITSNEQQSIQHQEKAIKAIVSNIADMLEGGYNIVLTHGNGPQVGLDLRRAEVASQYEDIPIVPLANCVANTQGGIGYQLQQGLVNELTQRGIDKQVITLITRVEVAGDDINFSNPTKPIGAFFSEQQRDLLMQEHPDWKFVEDSGRGYRRVVASPVPVKVLETDAITSLLERGFVVIALGGGGIPVVQDGDHLYRGVDAVIDKDLATTLLAKELDADILAITTGVEKVCINFGKPNQQALGQITSEETRRYMSEGHFPAGSMLPKIEASLNFLASGGSRVIITTPEKLPQAIKRETGTHIVTV, encoded by the coding sequence ATGAACGAACTCGTAGTCATCGCCATCGGTGGTAATAGCATTATTACCAGTAATGAACAGCAAAGCATCCAGCATCAGGAAAAGGCGATCAAGGCAATCGTCAGCAATATCGCCGATATGCTGGAAGGGGGATATAACATTGTTCTTACGCACGGCAATGGCCCGCAGGTAGGGCTGGACCTGCGTCGTGCCGAAGTGGCGAGTCAGTATGAAGACATTCCTATCGTGCCGCTGGCAAATTGCGTTGCCAATACGCAGGGTGGTATCGGCTATCAGTTGCAACAGGGACTGGTCAACGAGTTGACGCAACGCGGCATCGATAAACAGGTGATTACACTGATTACCCGCGTCGAAGTGGCGGGAGATGATATCAACTTCAGCAATCCGACCAAGCCCATCGGTGCGTTCTTCAGTGAGCAGCAACGTGATTTGCTGATGCAGGAGCATCCGGACTGGAAATTCGTCGAAGATTCGGGGCGTGGCTATCGTCGCGTCGTGGCGTCGCCGGTACCGGTGAAGGTATTGGAAACCGATGCGATCACATCCTTGCTGGAACGCGGCTTCGTGGTGATTGCGCTGGGTGGTGGCGGCATACCGGTGGTGCAGGACGGCGATCATTTGTATCGCGGCGTGGATGCTGTGATTGACAAGGACCTCGCCACGACCTTGCTGGCGAAAGAGTTGGATGCCGATATCCTGGCGATTACGACTGGCGTAGAAAAAGTCTGCATCAACTTCGGCAAACCGAATCAGCAGGCACTCGGACAGATTACTTCGGAAGAGACACGCCGCTATATGTCGGAAGGGCACTTCCCGGCCGGCAGCATGTTGCCTAAAATCGAGGCCAGCCTTAATTTCCTCGCCAGCGGTGGCAGCCGGGTCATCATTACTACACCGGAAAAATTGCCGCAGGCGATAAAAAGGGAAACCGGAACCCATATCGTGACGGTATAG